One genomic region from Thermoleptolyngbya sichuanensis A183 encodes:
- a CDS encoding glycosyltransferase family 2 protein, producing the protein MTQSLPLTPATRLLVVIVNYRTPDLTIDTLRSLVPEIQAMPDTRVVVTDNLSSDDSVTKIGGAIAAEGWDSWCTFMPLPKNGGFAYGNNAAIRPALQSEHPPDYVLLLNPDTIVRPRALQVLVQFMDEHPSVGIAGSRLEDPDGTPQRSAFRFHTLLSEIDSGLRLGAVSQLLNRWTVAPPVSDETFQTDWVAGASMIIRREVFDAVGLMDEEYFMYYEEMDFCLQAYRAGWPCWYVPESHVVHLVGQSSGVTNQKQAPKRRPQYWFDSRRRYFVKNHGWLYAAATDAVWASTFALWRLRRVLQQKPDADPPNFLSDFIANSVFLKGADIKPARCS; encoded by the coding sequence ATGACTCAATCTTTACCCCTGACCCCAGCGACCCGCCTGCTGGTGGTGATTGTGAACTATCGAACGCCCGACCTGACCATCGACACGCTGCGATCGCTCGTCCCCGAAATTCAGGCCATGCCCGATACCCGCGTGGTGGTGACCGATAACCTCTCGTCAGATGACTCGGTCACAAAAATCGGAGGGGCGATCGCCGCTGAGGGCTGGGACTCTTGGTGTACCTTTATGCCCCTCCCCAAAAACGGTGGCTTTGCCTATGGCAACAATGCGGCGATTCGGCCAGCGCTGCAATCAGAACACCCGCCAGACTATGTGCTGCTGCTCAACCCAGATACCATCGTTCGTCCGCGGGCACTGCAAGTGCTGGTGCAGTTCATGGACGAGCATCCCAGCGTGGGGATTGCGGGCAGTCGGCTAGAAGATCCAGACGGTACGCCCCAGCGCTCGGCCTTCCGGTTCCACACCCTGCTGAGCGAAATCGACAGCGGGCTGCGGCTGGGCGCGGTCAGCCAACTGCTAAACCGCTGGACCGTTGCGCCGCCTGTCTCAGACGAGACGTTTCAAACCGATTGGGTCGCTGGAGCCAGCATGATCATCCGCCGCGAGGTCTTCGATGCCGTCGGGCTAATGGATGAAGAATATTTCATGTACTACGAAGAGATGGACTTTTGCCTGCAAGCCTATCGCGCCGGGTGGCCCTGCTGGTATGTGCCAGAGAGCCACGTCGTGCATCTGGTGGGGCAAAGCTCCGGCGTGACCAACCAAAAGCAAGCGCCCAAGCGTCGCCCGCAGTATTGGTTCGATTCCCGCCGCCGCTATTTCGTGAAAAACCACGGCTGGCTCTATGCCGCTGCCACCGATGCCGTATGGGCCAGCACTTTTGCTCTCTGGCGGCTGCGGCGCGTCCTCCAGCAAAAGCCCGATGCCGACCCGCCCAATTTCCTGTCTGATTTCATCGCCAACAGCGTGTTTTTGAAGGGCGCAGATATTAAGCCCGCCCGCTGTTCCTGA
- a CDS encoding NAD(P)H-quinone oxidoreductase subunit N, protein MDFSTLVGQLNAGTILPEGIVIATLMVVLIGDLIVGRSSARWTPYVAIAGLLAAVVALVPQWDIAEPVSFLGSFSGDTLSVVFRGIIALSAALTILMSVRYVEQSGTSLAEFIVILLTATLGGMFLSGADELVMVFVSLETLSISSYLLTGYMKRDPRSNEAALKYLLIGAASSAIFLYGSSLLYGLSGGETRLGAIATNVAIAGLEDSIGIVIALVFVIAGIAFKIAAVPFHQWTPDVYEGSPTPVVAFLSVGSKAAGFALAIRLLVTAFPAVSDQWQFVLTALAILSMVLGNVVALAQTSMKRLLAYSSIGQAGFVMIGLLVGTQAGYSSMVFYLLVYLFMNLGAFSCIILFALRTGTDEITEYSGLYQKDPLLTLALSICLLSLGGIPPLAGFFGKIYLFWAGWQAGAYALVLVGLVTSVISIYYYIRVVKMMVVKEPDEMSESVKNYPPIRWTLPGMRPLQVGIVTALIFTSLAGILSNPLFTLANDSVDRTPMLQPALRVERALMAIAHPNPVE, encoded by the coding sequence ATGGACTTTTCCACGCTTGTCGGCCAGCTTAATGCCGGAACCATTCTGCCGGAAGGGATTGTGATTGCCACGCTGATGGTGGTGCTGATCGGAGACTTGATTGTGGGGCGATCGTCGGCTCGATGGACTCCCTATGTGGCGATCGCCGGACTGTTGGCGGCCGTTGTGGCGCTGGTGCCGCAGTGGGATATCGCCGAACCCGTTTCGTTTCTGGGGAGCTTTAGCGGAGACACCCTGAGCGTCGTGTTTCGCGGCATCATTGCCCTGTCGGCGGCGCTGACGATCCTGATGTCGGTGCGCTACGTAGAGCAATCGGGCACATCGCTGGCCGAGTTCATCGTGATTTTGCTCACGGCGACGCTGGGCGGCATGTTCCTCTCTGGGGCCGATGAACTGGTGATGGTGTTTGTGTCGCTGGAGACGCTGAGTATCTCGTCTTACCTGCTGACGGGCTATATGAAGCGCGACCCCCGCTCCAACGAGGCGGCGCTGAAGTATCTGCTGATTGGCGCGGCCAGTTCCGCCATTTTCCTCTATGGCTCGTCGCTGCTGTATGGGCTGTCGGGTGGGGAAACGCGACTGGGGGCGATCGCCACCAACGTTGCGATCGCCGGGCTAGAAGACTCCATTGGCATTGTGATCGCCTTGGTGTTTGTGATTGCGGGCATTGCCTTCAAGATTGCCGCTGTTCCCTTTCACCAATGGACCCCAGACGTGTACGAGGGGTCACCAACGCCCGTAGTCGCGTTTTTGTCAGTGGGTTCAAAGGCAGCGGGCTTCGCTTTGGCGATTCGCCTGCTGGTAACGGCCTTTCCTGCTGTTTCCGATCAGTGGCAGTTTGTGCTGACCGCCCTGGCAATTCTCAGCATGGTGCTTGGCAACGTGGTAGCTCTGGCACAGACCAGCATGAAGCGACTGCTGGCCTATTCCTCGATTGGTCAGGCCGGCTTTGTGATGATCGGGCTGCTCGTGGGTACTCAGGCCGGCTATTCCAGCATGGTGTTCTACCTGCTGGTGTACCTGTTCATGAACCTGGGCGCGTTTTCCTGCATCATCCTGTTTGCGCTGCGGACGGGCACAGACGAAATTACCGAGTACAGCGGTCTGTACCAAAAAGACCCGCTGCTGACGCTGGCGCTGAGCATTTGTCTGCTGTCTCTGGGGGGCATTCCGCCGCTGGCAGGCTTCTTTGGCAAGATTTATCTATTCTGGGCAGGCTGGCAGGCTGGGGCCTATGCGCTGGTGCTGGTCGGCCTGGTGACGAGCGTGATCTCCATCTACTACTACATCCGCGTGGTGAAGATGATGGTGGTGAAGGAGCCGGATGAAATGTCTGAGTCGGTAAAGAACTATCCGCCAATCCGCTGGACGCTGCCAGGAATGCGCCCGCTCCAGGTAGGCATCGTCACGGCGCTAATCTTCACCTCGCTGGCGGGCATTCTGTCCAATCCGCTGTTTACGCTGGCGAATGACTCGGTTGACCGCACGCCGATGCTGCAACCCGCGCTACGGGTTGAACGGGCCCTGATGGCGATCGCCCATCCAAATCCTGTGGAGTAG
- a CDS encoding glycosyltransferase family 4 protein — MQKMMPSSLRVLYAAGPGNVIGTYQHWSQQKDDPSQVSVTYSGQFFEVCRELNANAYVISSCRDKRTLRDGAFILEHRPIPFRKATGLLYHAGQIWYGLRLAITAVRFRADVAVVADGTTHWFMLSLLPRLGVQVIPSLHCVLWRKFLPMRKLEKTALRWGKRLFQRDCRAILAISDDIAEQVAMITHRQHRTISIFTPVYRREQFALLKPPDEARSPFRVLFAGRIEPEKGVFDLLDIAKQTRSLSPNIVFDLCGDGSALDALRQAAATAGLADSFICHGHCDQSAMRRRYEASHAVIVPTRTDFVEGFNKVVVEGVLAGRPVVTSAACPALSAVREAVVEVPPNDIAAYAEALVTLMGDRAFYQQKQQACLKLQDRFYDPKRGWAARLKTLLLTCKSQNYGASALQPEYRET, encoded by the coding sequence ATGCAAAAGATGATGCCATCATCTCTGCGCGTTTTGTACGCGGCTGGGCCCGGTAACGTGATTGGTACGTATCAGCACTGGAGCCAGCAAAAAGATGACCCATCGCAGGTGTCTGTGACGTACTCCGGACAGTTCTTTGAAGTCTGTCGCGAACTCAATGCGAATGCTTATGTGATTTCTTCGTGTCGAGATAAACGAACGCTTCGGGATGGCGCATTTATCCTAGAACATCGACCCATTCCCTTTCGGAAGGCAACGGGGCTGCTCTACCACGCAGGGCAGATTTGGTATGGGCTGCGGCTGGCGATTACAGCTGTGCGGTTCCGCGCTGATGTGGCGGTTGTGGCTGATGGCACCACCCACTGGTTTATGCTGTCGCTGCTGCCCCGGCTGGGGGTGCAGGTAATCCCATCGCTGCACTGTGTCCTGTGGCGCAAGTTTTTGCCCATGCGAAAACTTGAAAAGACCGCGCTCAGGTGGGGAAAACGCTTGTTTCAGCGGGATTGTCGCGCAATTTTGGCGATTTCTGATGATATCGCTGAGCAGGTCGCCATGATCACCCATCGTCAGCATCGCACCATCTCCATCTTTACCCCTGTTTATCGGCGGGAACAGTTTGCCCTGCTGAAGCCGCCTGACGAAGCGCGATCGCCCTTCCGCGTGCTGTTTGCGGGACGCATCGAGCCAGAAAAGGGCGTGTTTGACCTGCTGGACATCGCCAAGCAAACGCGCAGCCTCAGCCCCAATATCGTATTCGACCTGTGCGGCGATGGCTCGGCGCTGGATGCCCTGAGACAGGCAGCGGCCACAGCGGGATTGGCGGATTCCTTTATCTGCCACGGCCACTGCGACCAGTCCGCTATGCGGCGGCGCTACGAAGCATCCCATGCCGTCATCGTGCCCACCCGCACCGACTTTGTGGAGGGCTTTAACAAAGTGGTGGTGGAAGGGGTGCTGGCGGGTCGTCCGGTGGTCACGTCCGCTGCCTGCCCTGCCCTGTCTGCTGTGCGCGAGGCGGTGGTCGAAGTGCCGCCAAACGATATCGCAGCCTACGCCGAGGCGCTGGTGACGCTGATGGGCGATCGCGCTTTCTATCAGCAAAAGCAGCAAGCCTGCCTCAAGCTGCAAGACCGTTTCTATGACCCCAAGCGCGGCTGGGCTGCCCGATTGAAAACGCTGCTGCTGACTTGCAAATCGCAAAACTATGGTGCGAGTGCGCTGCAACCCGAATATCGCGAAACCTGA
- a CDS encoding peptidase M15A, producing MEPLNAAQRRACFQQAGDRAGVHAPLLAALHAVHQAPTLSDGEVGLGISPANQVALTEVETLPGQAQVVASTVRSITDRLIAQGWQSADLWDVDRGRYGDRFLTALAEGYLPPPNDTHAAQLEPCDGGALLRAYVQRVEADHLAAGLPSNLAFVDGALLNFLEQVPATYRGLSHERDGLLEAVRLWRKLDSQSAAIHSLLPRGSTSEPDALPATDRLDIALQDLSRRLPLNYAGYPHQREALLRLVQCWRQLPSREAAIASLEKKDPLSPDLTTLDPALMAFVQRLPAHYLGKGEQRNALTETFRLWQGLDSRTTAVRTLGVDPESLMSASPAALLDAARQLDQQLLRFVQRIPAAYRQTDAQRVALLHLVQTWRGLETGETTVRSLVDDLRQLQSARPGSPDATPAPVPDLLPVLQTEWTLDTIQLHGAIAPGGRLTWAEATQGGLYLPKNLAAMRAIVQLATAMEQVATRLGRSPHIIAWHCSPEAARALPGPSPEQHTLGSALLFYCDGLTGQQIYWTLDPWWTGGLGRFTQYPALVYLESRGAIASPEPDHRVRWVY from the coding sequence ATGGAACCACTCAACGCCGCACAGCGCAGGGCATGTTTTCAACAGGCGGGCGATCGCGCTGGGGTTCATGCGCCGCTGCTGGCGGCCCTCCACGCGGTGCATCAGGCTCCAACCCTGAGCGATGGTGAAGTCGGCCTCGGCATCTCGCCTGCCAACCAGGTGGCGCTGACAGAGGTAGAAACGCTACCTGGACAGGCGCAGGTCGTCGCCAGCACGGTTCGCAGCATCACCGATCGCCTGATTGCTCAGGGCTGGCAAAGCGCTGACCTGTGGGACGTGGATCGGGGGCGCTATGGCGATCGCTTTTTGACCGCCTTGGCGGAGGGCTATTTGCCGCCGCCCAACGACACCCACGCCGCCCAGCTCGAACCCTGCGACGGCGGGGCGCTGCTGCGGGCCTATGTCCAAAGGGTGGAAGCAGACCATCTGGCGGCGGGTTTGCCGTCTAACCTGGCGTTTGTGGATGGGGCGCTGCTGAATTTCCTGGAACAAGTGCCTGCAACCTATCGCGGGCTAAGCCACGAGCGAGACGGACTGCTGGAGGCAGTGCGACTCTGGCGGAAGTTGGACAGCCAATCAGCCGCCATTCACTCGCTCTTGCCCCGTGGGTCAACCTCTGAGCCAGACGCGCTGCCTGCTACGGACCGCCTGGACATCGCCTTGCAAGACCTGAGCCGCCGCCTGCCGCTCAACTACGCGGGCTATCCCCATCAGCGGGAGGCGCTGCTGCGGCTGGTGCAGTGCTGGCGACAGTTGCCCAGCCGAGAAGCGGCGATCGCCTCTCTAGAAAAGAAAGATCCCCTTTCCCCAGATTTGACCACGCTAGACCCGGCGCTGATGGCTTTTGTGCAGCGGCTTCCGGCGCATTACCTGGGCAAAGGGGAACAGCGCAATGCCCTGACGGAAACCTTTCGCCTATGGCAAGGCCTGGATTCGCGCACGACAGCCGTGCGGACGCTGGGTGTAGATCCAGAATCCTTGATGAGCGCCAGCCCCGCTGCGTTGCTGGATGCTGCTCGCCAGCTTGATCAGCAGCTTCTGCGATTTGTCCAGCGGATTCCCGCTGCCTATCGCCAAACCGACGCTCAGCGCGTGGCCCTGCTGCATCTGGTGCAGACCTGGCGGGGGCTGGAGACAGGCGAGACCACCGTGCGATCGCTCGTGGATGACCTGCGGCAGTTGCAATCGGCACGTCCCGGCTCTCCAGACGCAACGCCTGCACCCGTACCCGACCTGCTGCCCGTGCTGCAAACCGAGTGGACGCTAGACACGATTCAACTGCACGGGGCGATCGCCCCTGGCGGACGGCTGACCTGGGCGGAGGCGACCCAAGGCGGGCTGTACCTGCCGAAAAATCTGGCGGCGATGCGGGCGATCGTGCAGTTGGCGACGGCGATGGAACAGGTGGCCACGCGATTAGGGCGATCGCCCCATATCATCGCATGGCACTGTTCTCCAGAGGCAGCCAGAGCCTTGCCTGGCCCCAGTCCAGAGCAGCATACGCTTGGCAGTGCCCTGCTGTTCTACTGCGACGGTCTTACCGGGCAGCAGATTTACTGGACGCTCGATCCCTGGTGGACAGGTGGGCTAGGGCGGTTTACCCAATATCCAGCGCTGGTCTACCTAGAGAGCAGGGGGGCGATCGCCAGCCCAGAGCCAGATCACCGCGTCCGCTGGGTTTACTAG
- a CDS encoding serine O-acetyltransferase, with protein sequence MSAASDDAPLSLWQQIKEDWIAHGRDWTKPGFRAVAVHRFGVWRMSIKPKLLRAPFSILYRAMFRHVRNVYGIELPYTVQLGRRVIIEHQSAIVIHGQTVIGDDSVIRQGVTMGNRYLDRPTEAPRLGKRVNVGAGAKILGAVTLGDDANVGANAVVLKDVPAGKTAVGIPAKIID encoded by the coding sequence ATGTCTGCTGCTTCGGATGATGCGCCGCTGTCGCTGTGGCAGCAGATCAAAGAAGACTGGATCGCCCACGGCCGCGACTGGACGAAGCCGGGATTTCGCGCAGTGGCAGTGCATCGCTTTGGCGTGTGGCGCATGAGCATCAAGCCGAAGCTGCTGCGGGCCCCCTTCAGCATTCTCTACCGGGCCATGTTTCGCCATGTTCGCAATGTCTACGGGATCGAACTGCCTTATACGGTGCAGCTTGGGCGGCGCGTGATTATTGAACACCAAAGCGCAATCGTGATTCATGGGCAGACGGTGATCGGCGACGACAGCGTGATTCGTCAGGGCGTGACGATGGGCAACCGCTATCTCGATCGCCCCACCGAAGCGCCCCGCCTCGGCAAGCGGGTGAACGTTGGCGCGGGGGCGAAGATTCTGGGTGCGGTGACGCTGGGCGACGATGCTAATGTGGGCGCAAACGCCGTGGTGTTGAAGGACGTACCCGCAGGCAAGACGGCGGTGGGCATTCCTGCCAAGATTATCGACTAG
- the topA gene encoding type I DNA topoisomerase, which produces MSTLVIVESPTKAKTIRNYLPPGYRVEASMGHVRDLPQSASDIPASVKGEEWAKLGVNVDADFEPLYIVPQDKKKVVKALKEALKQADELILATDEDREGESISWHLLQLLQPKVPTKRMVFHEITEEAIREALQNCRDVDEQLVHAQETRRILDRLVGYTLSPLLWKKIAWGLSAGRVQSVAVRLLVNRERQRRAFRKGSYWDLKATLEKDGSSFESKLVTLGGCRIATGADFDESTGQIIAGRDVLLLGEAEAQALHDRLQSATWTVTGLEERSSTRKPSPPFTTSTLQQEANRKLRLSARDTMRVAQSLYEQGYITYMRTDSVNLSQQAIAAARSCVQQMYGSEYLSPEPRRYSTKSKGAQEAHEAIRPAGSTFRTPQETGLSGREFQLYDLIWKRTVATQMAEVRQTNITVQIQAEDAGFRATGKRIDFPGFFRAYVEGSDDPDAAIENQEVILPVLREGDHPNCQELEAIAHETQPPARYTEASLVKTLESEGIGRPSTYASIIGTIIDRGYAQMVNNSLVPTFTAFAVTSLLEKHFPDLVDTSFTARMERTLDDISTGEADWLPYLQQFYLGETGLDGQVKQRESQIDPAEARSVDLEGLDAKVRIGRYGAYIETETEEGPVKATIPQDFTPSDLDAERVEVLLRQKTEGPDKLGFHPETGEPIYVLIGAYGPYVQLGDVTDENPKPKRASLPKGVQPQDVTLEQAVNLLALPRLLGMHPETGCKIQANLGRFGPYIVHDQGKNGKDYRSIKGDDDVLTITLERALELLAEPKAGRGRGRAAAPIRELGPHPEDGEPVNLYNGPYGVYIKHGKLNASLPEGEKAESISMEAALKALAEKAATKKTSRRSSKTGDAGTKTSGTKTATKTTKTTRAKAGTAQSSTAKSSTTKSSTAQSSTTKAAAAKKTTKSAKSTAEAEAEVTPTEPAPAKKTAAKSTPAKSTTQKAASTTRSTKSTKAS; this is translated from the coding sequence ATGTCAACTCTCGTCATTGTCGAATCCCCCACCAAAGCGAAAACCATCCGCAACTACCTGCCGCCGGGCTATCGGGTCGAGGCATCGATGGGCCATGTGCGAGATTTGCCCCAGTCGGCGAGCGACATTCCCGCTTCGGTCAAGGGCGAAGAGTGGGCAAAACTTGGGGTCAACGTAGACGCAGATTTTGAGCCGCTCTACATCGTGCCGCAGGACAAGAAGAAAGTCGTCAAGGCTCTGAAAGAGGCTCTAAAACAGGCCGACGAGCTAATCCTGGCGACGGACGAAGACCGCGAGGGAGAAAGCATTAGCTGGCACCTGCTGCAACTGCTCCAGCCCAAGGTGCCCACGAAGCGCATGGTGTTCCACGAAATCACCGAGGAAGCCATCCGCGAGGCCCTGCAAAACTGCCGCGATGTGGATGAGCAACTGGTTCATGCCCAGGAAACTCGGCGCATTCTAGATCGGCTGGTGGGCTACACGCTGTCGCCCTTGCTGTGGAAAAAAATTGCCTGGGGTCTATCGGCAGGGCGAGTTCAGTCGGTTGCAGTACGCCTATTGGTCAACCGCGAACGGCAGCGCCGCGCTTTTCGCAAAGGGTCTTACTGGGATCTGAAGGCGACGCTGGAGAAAGACGGCAGCAGCTTTGAGTCGAAACTGGTGACCCTGGGTGGCTGCCGCATTGCCACGGGGGCAGATTTTGACGAATCGACGGGACAAATCATCGCCGGACGCGATGTGCTGCTGCTGGGTGAGGCAGAGGCCCAGGCGTTGCACGATCGCCTCCAGTCGGCAACCTGGACTGTCACAGGACTAGAAGAGCGGTCTTCGACACGCAAGCCCTCGCCGCCCTTCACCACCTCGACGCTGCAACAGGAGGCCAACCGAAAGCTGCGCCTGTCGGCCCGTGATACGATGCGCGTGGCTCAGAGCCTTTATGAACAGGGCTATATCACCTACATGCGAACCGACTCGGTGAATCTGTCGCAACAGGCGATCGCCGCCGCTCGAAGCTGCGTTCAACAGATGTATGGCAGCGAATACCTCAGCCCCGAACCGCGCCGCTATTCCACCAAGAGCAAGGGCGCACAGGAAGCCCACGAAGCCATCCGTCCCGCAGGTAGCACCTTCCGCACGCCCCAGGAAACGGGCCTGAGCGGGCGCGAGTTTCAGCTTTATGACCTGATCTGGAAGCGCACGGTGGCCACCCAGATGGCAGAAGTTCGCCAGACGAATATCACCGTGCAGATCCAGGCAGAAGATGCGGGATTCCGCGCTACGGGCAAACGCATTGACTTTCCCGGCTTTTTCCGGGCCTACGTGGAAGGATCGGACGATCCCGATGCGGCAATCGAAAACCAGGAAGTGATCCTGCCTGTGCTGCGGGAGGGCGACCATCCAAATTGTCAGGAGTTGGAGGCGATCGCCCACGAAACCCAGCCGCCCGCCCGCTACACCGAAGCGTCCCTAGTGAAAACGCTGGAAAGCGAAGGCATCGGTCGCCCCAGCACCTACGCCAGCATCATCGGCACCATCATCGACCGGGGCTACGCCCAAATGGTGAACAACAGTCTCGTGCCCACTTTCACTGCCTTTGCCGTCACCAGCCTGCTCGAAAAGCACTTTCCCGACCTGGTAGATACCAGCTTTACCGCTCGCATGGAGCGCACGCTAGACGACATTTCCACGGGCGAAGCCGACTGGCTGCCCTATCTCCAACAGTTTTACCTGGGCGAAACCGGGCTAGACGGGCAGGTGAAGCAGCGCGAGAGCCAGATCGACCCTGCCGAAGCCCGCAGCGTGGATCTGGAGGGGCTGGATGCCAAAGTCCGCATTGGCCGCTACGGAGCCTATATCGAAACCGAAACCGAGGAGGGGCCGGTTAAAGCTACCATTCCCCAAGACTTTACGCCGTCTGACCTGGATGCCGAGCGGGTCGAAGTGCTGCTGCGTCAAAAAACCGAAGGGCCGGACAAGCTTGGATTTCACCCCGAAACGGGCGAACCGATTTACGTGCTGATCGGAGCCTACGGCCCCTATGTGCAGCTTGGCGATGTAACGGATGAAAACCCCAAGCCCAAGCGCGCCTCGCTGCCCAAAGGCGTGCAGCCCCAAGATGTAACGTTGGAGCAGGCGGTGAACCTGCTGGCGCTGCCGCGTTTACTGGGGATGCACCCGGAAACGGGCTGCAAGATTCAGGCGAACTTGGGTCGCTTTGGGCCCTACATCGTCCACGACCAGGGCAAAAACGGCAAGGACTACCGCTCGATCAAAGGCGACGACGACGTGCTGACGATTACCCTGGAGCGAGCGCTGGAACTGCTGGCAGAACCGAAGGCAGGGCGCGGACGCGGACGGGCCGCGGCTCCGATTCGAGAATTAGGCCCCCACCCGGAAGACGGCGAACCCGTGAACCTCTACAACGGCCCCTACGGCGTTTACATCAAGCACGGCAAACTTAACGCCTCCCTGCCTGAAGGCGAAAAAGCCGAGTCCATCAGCATGGAAGCGGCCCTGAAAGCGCTGGCAGAAAAAGCCGCCACCAAGAAAACCTCGCGCCGTTCCAGCAAAACTGGCGACGCAGGCACGAAGACTTCGGGCACCAAGACAGCGACCAAAACCACCAAAACAACCCGCGCAAAGGCTGGCACGGCTCAATCCAGCACGGCTAAATCCAGTACAACTAAATCCAGCACGGCTCAATCCAGCACAACTAAGGCGGCCGCTGCGAAGAAGACAACCAAATCTGCTAAATCGACGGCGGAGGCCGAAGCTGAGGTAACGCCAACCGAACCAGCGCCCGCCAAAAAAACGGCAGCAAAATCCACCCCTGCCAAGTCCACAACCCAAAAAGCGGCATCCACCACGCGCAGCACCAAGTCCACCAAAGCGTCCTGA
- a CDS encoding ABC transporter ATP-binding protein: protein MPSSDLEEKSSLLPLQRVLGSLRHYPWLTLGGLLSALLLIAAYAATPQLFRWAIDQGVAQRNLRVVLYGAGGLVAAAIARGVFNFGQSFCAEALSQGVAYDLRNRIFQKIQNLSFSYHDQAQTSQLLTRVTSDIEQVRTFLSTSLIQVISGVVTLVAIAIILLIMNWELALITLTVVPASSWLMARFLRQNSSLFRQVQEQLSNLNAVLQENLIGVRVVKAFVREDVETERYSHLNQDLVAANLKTVRSIRNTFPFIFLLSNLVTVAVIGYGGAAVIGGRFSVGELVAFNSYLLLILQPILLIGFAAPAIAQAAASAERVYEVVDAEIEIRDRPKAVPFVTCGGRITFENVSFRYPGSSTPALRHVSFETRPNELIAILGMTGSGKSTVVNLIPRFYDVTDGAVRIDGRDVRDFTLQSLRSRIGIVFQETTLFSGTILSNITYAKPHATLEEAIAVAKTAQIHDFIISLPEGYHTLVGERGVGLSGGQKQRLAIARTLLTDYNILILDDSTSAVDAKTSAEIQAALDDLMRRRTCTSFVVAQRISTVRTADRILVMDKGRLVAQGTHEELLKTSPLYGVILESQVKKSVVASA, encoded by the coding sequence GTGCCATCGTCTGATCTGGAAGAAAAATCTTCACTGCTGCCGCTCCAGCGCGTTTTGGGCAGCTTGCGGCACTATCCCTGGCTGACATTGGGCGGGCTGCTGAGTGCGCTGCTGCTGATTGCGGCCTACGCAGCAACACCGCAACTCTTCCGCTGGGCCATTGACCAAGGGGTCGCGCAGCGCAATCTGCGCGTGGTGCTGTACGGGGCGGGTGGGCTGGTGGCGGCGGCGATCGCCCGGGGCGTGTTCAACTTTGGGCAAAGTTTCTGTGCCGAGGCGCTGTCGCAGGGGGTCGCCTACGATCTGCGGAACCGTATTTTTCAGAAAATTCAAAACCTCAGCTTTAGCTACCACGACCAAGCGCAGACCTCGCAACTGCTGACGCGAGTGACCAGCGACATCGAGCAGGTGCGGACGTTTCTCAGCACCAGCCTGATTCAGGTGATCAGCGGCGTGGTGACGCTGGTGGCGATCGCCATCATTCTGCTGATTATGAACTGGGAACTGGCGCTGATCACGCTGACGGTCGTGCCCGCGAGTAGCTGGCTGATGGCGCGGTTTTTGCGGCAAAACAGCAGCCTATTTCGCCAAGTGCAGGAACAGTTGAGCAATCTAAACGCCGTGCTGCAAGAGAACCTGATCGGCGTGCGCGTAGTCAAGGCGTTTGTACGCGAGGACGTGGAAACGGAGCGCTATTCCCACCTGAATCAAGACCTGGTGGCGGCGAACCTGAAAACAGTGCGGTCAATTCGCAACACGTTTCCGTTTATCTTTTTGCTGAGCAACCTGGTGACAGTGGCAGTGATCGGCTATGGCGGCGCGGCTGTGATTGGCGGCCGTTTTTCGGTAGGCGAACTGGTAGCGTTTAACTCCTACCTGCTGCTGATTTTGCAGCCGATTTTGCTGATTGGCTTTGCGGCCCCGGCGATCGCCCAGGCAGCGGCTTCGGCAGAGCGCGTGTATGAAGTAGTGGATGCTGAAATCGAAATTCGCGATCGCCCCAAAGCGGTTCCGTTTGTCACCTGCGGCGGCCGCATCACGTTTGAGAATGTGTCGTTCCGCTATCCCGGCTCTAGCACGCCCGCCCTCCGCCATGTGTCTTTCGAGACCCGGCCCAACGAGCTAATCGCCATCCTGGGCATGACCGGATCGGGCAAAAGCACCGTGGTTAACCTAATTCCCCGATTTTACGACGTGACAGACGGAGCCGTGCGGATTGATGGGCGGGATGTGCGCGATTTCACGCTGCAAAGCCTGCGATCGCGCATCGGCATCGTGTTTCAGGAAACGACGCTGTTCTCCGGCACAATCTTGTCCAACATCACCTACGCCAAGCCCCACGCCACCCTAGAAGAGGCGATCGCCGTGGCAAAAACAGCGCAAATTCACGACTTTATCATTAGCTTGCCGGAGGGCTATCACACCCTCGTCGGGGAACGGGGCGTGGGGCTATCAGGCGGGCAAAAGCAGCGATTGGCGATCGCCCGCACACTGCTGACCGACTACAACATCCTAATCCTGGACGACAGCACCTCGGCCGTGGATGCCAAGACCAGCGCCGAGATTCAAGCCGCCCTCGACGACCTGATGCGCCGCCGCACCTGCACCTCCTTCGTAGTAGCCCAGCGCATCAGCACTGTCCGCACTGCCGATCGCATTCTGGTGATGGACAAGGGGCGACTGGTGGCCCAGGGCACCCACGAGGAACTGCTGAAAACCAGTCCGCTTTACGGCGTGATTTTGGAATCCCAGGTGAAGAAATCCGTCGTAGCCTCCGCCTAA